One window of the Paenibacillus beijingensis genome contains the following:
- a CDS encoding heptaprenylglyceryl phosphate synthase, producing the protein MQAYPFFTWRHVFKLDPDREISEETLDAVCTSGTDAVLVGGSSGVTFDNTVELMSRIRRYEVDCALEVSGSEAAAPGFDYYFIPMVLNTSQIDWLSGKQTAALREYGPFIPWETTAAEGYIILNPDAEAARLTGAQTGLDERTVLAHALMADKLMRLPIVYLEYSGRFGDMDLVCKVGSELSGARLFYGGGIDGADKARQAAEAAHTVVVGNVVYDNLEAALQTVRAVKDTFCLLPSKTN; encoded by the coding sequence ATGCAGGCATATCCTTTTTTTACATGGCGTCACGTGTTCAAGCTGGATCCGGACCGGGAAATCAGCGAGGAGACGCTGGATGCGGTATGTACCTCCGGTACGGACGCGGTGCTCGTCGGCGGCTCCAGCGGCGTGACGTTCGACAATACGGTGGAGCTGATGTCGCGCATCCGCCGCTACGAGGTGGACTGCGCGCTGGAGGTGTCCGGCAGCGAAGCGGCGGCGCCGGGGTTCGATTATTATTTCATCCCGATGGTGCTGAACACGTCCCAAATCGATTGGCTGAGCGGCAAACAAACGGCGGCGCTGCGCGAATACGGACCGTTTATTCCGTGGGAAACGACGGCGGCCGAAGGCTACATTATTTTGAATCCGGACGCGGAAGCGGCCCGATTGACCGGGGCGCAGACCGGGCTGGACGAGCGGACGGTGCTCGCCCATGCATTGATGGCCGACAAGCTTATGCGGCTGCCGATCGTCTATTTGGAATACAGCGGCCGCTTCGGCGATATGGATCTGGTTTGCAAGGTCGGTTCGGAGCTGAGCGGGGCGCGGCTGTTTTACGGCGGCGGCATCGACGGGGCGGATAAAGCAAGGCAGGCTGCTGAGGCTGCCCATACGGTCGTGGTCGGCAACGTCGTATATGACAACCTTGAAGCTGCGCTGCAGACGGTGCGCGCGGTCAAAGATACGTTTTGCCTTTTGCCATCGAAAACAAATTGA
- a CDS encoding nucleoside 2-deoxyribosyltransferase, whose product MNSNDNAKQKRPKAYLAGFEVFRPDAAEYGKRMKALCEQYGLEGLYPLDKEIQPLPDRTDTAKAIFEGNIRLIDKADLIIANLNPFRGVEPDSGTVFECGYGYARGKKLYGYIADGREQQQKLRADIDPAAGTYKDGMTVENFGLPLNLMLAIPMEIVAGTFEDCLRKAAQDLKA is encoded by the coding sequence ATGAACTCAAACGACAATGCCAAGCAAAAACGGCCCAAAGCCTATCTCGCCGGATTCGAAGTGTTCAGGCCGGATGCAGCCGAATACGGCAAACGCATGAAAGCGTTATGCGAACAGTATGGGCTCGAAGGGCTCTATCCCCTCGATAAAGAGATCCAGCCGCTGCCCGACAGGACAGATACGGCCAAAGCGATTTTTGAAGGCAACATCCGCTTGATCGACAAAGCCGACCTCATCATCGCCAACCTTAATCCTTTCCGCGGCGTTGAACCGGATTCGGGAACGGTGTTCGAATGCGGATATGGATACGCCCGGGGCAAAAAGCTGTACGGCTACATTGCCGACGGCCGCGAGCAGCAGCAGAAGCTCCGCGCAGATATCGACCCGGCGGCCGGCACGTACAAAGACGGCATGACCGTCGAAAACTTCGGCCTGCCGCTCAACCTGATGCTGGCGATCCCGATGGAAATCGTTGCCGGCACCTTCGAAGACTGCCTGCGCAAAGCGGCTCAAGATTTGAAGGCTTGA
- the ligA gene encoding NAD-dependent DNA ligase LigA produces MELETQADPGLIARMRELAEELTLHNYNYYTLDNPTISDAEYDKLYDELTALERETGVVLPESPSLRVGGDILKGFEPYRHRAKLWSLDKAKDDEGLLAWNARVLKGIADYNAKHPEEEPLPAPSYVVELKFDGLTLNLTYTGGQLVQAATRGNGTVGEGILAQVKTIRSVPLRIPFDQGTIEVQGEGIMNLSVLENYNKTAVEPLKNARNAAAGALRNLNPRVTAERKLSAFFYNIGYAEGVELGDHAELIQFLRDNRFKVNPYIAYFNDIEDVRQELHRIAVMRPDLDYLIDGAVVKLTDMRTRRALGYTDKFPRWSVAFKFEAEETTTVLEAVTWNVGRTGKVTPLARVEPVELAGVTVQNCTLNNVGDIERKGLKYGLGTRVFIRRSNDVIPEILGRADEDEQGEEIVYPESCPSCGEPLEYRGAHLFCLNKLGCRPQIIARITHFASRDAMDIETFSVMTADQLHESCGVNDPADLYDLTYDDLIKLDRFGDKKASNLLEALEKSKERDLASFLNALGIPNTGKATTRMLADHFGSLDALMNADAEQLVALPDVGGIVAESIVGYFADPLSRASISRMLAKGVKAEAPQAPAAAPADSVFSGKTVVLTGTLATMTRDEAARLLEAAGAKVTGSVSKKTDYVVAGENAGSKLTKAQDLGITVIDNEVELKRMLGQ; encoded by the coding sequence ATGGAACTGGAGACGCAAGCGGATCCGGGGCTGATCGCCCGCATGCGCGAGCTGGCGGAAGAGCTCACTCTTCACAATTACAACTATTATACGCTGGACAACCCGACGATCAGCGATGCGGAATATGACAAGCTTTACGACGAGCTGACCGCGCTCGAGCGGGAGACGGGTGTTGTGCTGCCCGAATCGCCCTCCTTGCGCGTCGGCGGGGACATTTTGAAAGGATTCGAGCCTTACCGGCACCGCGCCAAGCTGTGGAGTCTCGACAAGGCGAAGGACGACGAAGGGCTGCTTGCTTGGAACGCCCGCGTTCTGAAAGGAATTGCCGATTACAACGCCAAGCATCCCGAGGAGGAGCCGCTTCCCGCTCCGTCATATGTGGTCGAGCTGAAGTTTGACGGCCTCACCCTCAATTTGACGTATACCGGCGGGCAGCTCGTGCAAGCGGCTACACGCGGCAACGGCACGGTCGGCGAAGGCATTTTGGCCCAGGTCAAAACGATCCGTTCCGTACCGCTGCGCATTCCGTTCGACCAAGGGACGATCGAAGTGCAGGGCGAAGGTATTATGAACCTTTCCGTGCTGGAGAACTACAACAAGACGGCGGTCGAGCCGCTGAAAAATGCCCGCAACGCCGCCGCCGGCGCCCTGCGCAACTTGAATCCGCGCGTCACGGCGGAGCGGAAGCTGAGCGCTTTTTTCTATAATATCGGATATGCCGAGGGCGTCGAACTTGGCGACCATGCGGAGCTGATTCAGTTTTTGCGCGATAATCGCTTCAAAGTGAACCCTTATATCGCGTACTTTAACGATATCGAGGACGTCCGCCAGGAGCTGCACCGCATTGCCGTCATGCGTCCGGACCTGGACTATTTGATCGACGGGGCGGTCGTCAAGCTGACCGACATGCGCACGCGCAGAGCGCTCGGGTATACCGACAAATTCCCGCGCTGGTCCGTCGCGTTCAAGTTCGAGGCGGAGGAGACGACGACCGTGCTGGAGGCCGTGACTTGGAACGTGGGCCGTACCGGCAAAGTGACGCCGCTGGCACGAGTGGAGCCGGTCGAGCTTGCCGGCGTTACGGTTCAGAACTGCACTTTGAACAACGTCGGCGATATCGAGCGCAAAGGGCTCAAATACGGTCTCGGCACCCGTGTGTTCATCCGGCGTTCAAATGACGTTATCCCGGAAATTCTCGGAAGAGCCGACGAAGACGAACAGGGCGAAGAGATCGTCTATCCGGAAAGCTGTCCTTCCTGCGGCGAGCCGCTCGAATATCGCGGGGCCCATCTGTTTTGCCTGAACAAGCTCGGCTGCCGTCCGCAAATTATTGCGCGCATTACTCACTTCGCTTCCCGCGATGCGATGGATATCGAGACGTTCAGCGTCATGACGGCCGATCAGCTTCATGAATCGTGCGGCGTCAACGACCCGGCCGATCTGTACGATCTGACCTACGACGATTTAATTAAGCTGGACCGCTTCGGGGACAAAAAGGCAAGCAATCTGCTCGAAGCGCTTGAAAAATCGAAAGAGCGCGACTTGGCATCATTTCTGAATGCGCTGGGCATCCCGAATACGGGCAAAGCGACGACACGGATGCTTGCCGATCATTTCGGTTCGCTGGATGCGCTGATGAACGCCGACGCGGAGCAGTTGGTTGCGCTTCCCGATGTAGGGGGGATCGTGGCCGAGAGCATTGTCGGCTATTTCGCCGACCCGCTCAGCCGCGCCAGCATATCGCGCATGCTGGCTAAAGGCGTGAAGGCCGAAGCGCCGCAGGCTCCAGCCGCTGCGCCGGCCGACAGCGTCTTTAGCGGCAAGACGGTCGTTCTGACGGGGACGCTGGCGACGATGACCCGCGACGAAGCGGCGCGGCTGCTGGAGGCCGCCGGGGCGAAAGTGACGGGCAGCGTGTCCAAAAAGACCGATTATGTCGTTGCCGGCGAAAATGCCGGAAGCAAGCTGACCAAGGCGCAAGACTTGGGCATTACCGTAATCGACAACGAAGTCGAGCTGAAACGAATGCTGGGACAGTAA
- the pcrA gene encoding DNA helicase PcrA, whose product MYNAIGIDAAVQKLNPPQREAVQQTDGPLLIMAGAGSGKTRVLTHRIAYLIEKRRVAPWSILAITFTNKAAREMQERVAQLVGPMGTDIWVSTFHSMCVRILRKDIDRIGFSSNFSILDSADQLSVIRGVMKDQNIDTKKFEPKAVQSVISSAKNELIDPARFERKAGADYFQKIVSDVYKAYQKRLKSNNSLDFDDLIMMTTQLFKDMPEVLEFYQNKFRFIHVDEYQDTNRAQYMLCRMLADKHHNICVVGDSDQSIYRWRGADITNILNFEEDYPEAKTIMLEQNYRSTANILNAANAVIAQNSSRKDKKLWTDRGAGEAITVYQADSEHDEGYFITGEIRRGREGGRNYADHAILYRTNAQSRVIEEILIKSDIPYQIVGGIKFYDRKEIKDLLAYLRLISNPDDDISLERIINVPKRGIGDTTVGKLAAEAARRGVSIHSVLGDLGGVDVNGRTRATLLEFKAMVDNLRAMVDYLSVTELTEKALEMSEYKLELVRENTLESKARLENIDEFLSVTMEFENRNEDKSLVAFLTDLALIADIDSMDKKDDEAAGDAVVLMTMHSAKGLEFPVVFIIGCEEGVFPHSRAFQDNDELEEERRLAYVGITRAEQRLFMTCARMRTLFGRTNSNPPSRFLDEIPESLKAGAVSGGRFGAGRYGAAAPAAGGFGYRGGSAAGARSSAPQGFGAGARSRPGAGGAAGAAAGGSGVRVSTPLNAARAAAGAAGDAPRSFAAGDKVAHAKWGSGVIVSVKGTGNDTELQIAFPAPVGLKRLLASFAPLEKV is encoded by the coding sequence ATGTATAACGCAATCGGCATCGATGCGGCGGTGCAGAAGCTGAATCCGCCGCAGCGGGAAGCGGTGCAGCAGACGGACGGGCCGCTGCTCATCATGGCGGGCGCGGGCAGCGGCAAGACGCGGGTGCTCACGCACCGCATCGCCTATCTGATCGAGAAGCGGCGGGTGGCGCCATGGAGCATATTGGCCATAACGTTCACGAATAAAGCGGCGCGCGAAATGCAGGAACGGGTGGCGCAGCTGGTCGGCCCGATGGGCACGGACATTTGGGTGTCCACGTTCCACTCGATGTGCGTGCGGATTTTGCGCAAGGACATCGACCGGATCGGTTTTTCGTCCAACTTTTCCATTCTCGATTCGGCCGACCAGCTGTCGGTTATCCGCGGCGTGATGAAGGATCAGAACATCGATACGAAAAAGTTCGAGCCGAAGGCGGTCCAGTCCGTCATCAGCAGCGCGAAGAACGAGCTCATCGATCCGGCGCGCTTCGAGCGCAAGGCGGGGGCGGACTATTTTCAAAAAATCGTCTCCGACGTTTACAAGGCGTACCAAAAGCGGCTCAAAAGCAACAACTCGCTCGACTTCGACGACCTGATCATGATGACGACCCAGCTGTTCAAGGACATGCCGGAAGTGCTGGAGTTTTACCAGAACAAATTCCGCTTCATTCACGTCGACGAATACCAGGATACGAACCGGGCGCAGTATATGCTGTGCCGGATGCTGGCCGACAAACACCACAACATCTGCGTCGTCGGCGACAGCGACCAGTCCATTTACCGCTGGCGTGGGGCCGATATTACGAACATTCTCAACTTCGAGGAAGACTATCCCGAAGCGAAGACGATTATGCTGGAGCAAAATTACCGCTCGACGGCCAACATCCTGAACGCGGCGAACGCGGTCATCGCGCAGAACTCCAGCCGCAAGGACAAGAAGCTGTGGACCGACCGCGGGGCGGGCGAAGCGATCACGGTGTACCAGGCCGATTCCGAGCATGACGAAGGCTACTTCATTACCGGCGAAATCCGGCGCGGGCGCGAGGGCGGACGCAACTATGCCGACCATGCGATTTTGTACCGGACGAACGCCCAGTCGCGGGTAATCGAGGAAATTCTCATTAAATCGGACATTCCGTATCAAATCGTCGGCGGCATCAAATTCTATGACCGTAAAGAGATTAAAGACCTGCTTGCGTACCTGCGGCTCATTTCCAATCCCGACGACGACATCAGCCTGGAGCGGATTATTAACGTGCCCAAACGCGGCATCGGCGATACGACCGTCGGCAAGCTGGCGGCCGAGGCGGCGCGCAGAGGCGTGTCGATCCACAGCGTGCTCGGCGATCTGGGCGGCGTCGACGTGAACGGACGGACGCGCGCCACGCTGCTGGAATTTAAAGCGATGGTCGATAATTTGCGGGCGATGGTCGATTACCTGTCGGTCACGGAGCTGACGGAAAAAGCGCTCGAGATGTCGGAATACAAGCTCGAGCTTGTGCGCGAGAACACGCTGGAGTCGAAGGCGCGCCTGGAGAACATCGACGAGTTTCTGTCCGTGACGATGGAATTCGAAAACCGCAACGAAGACAAGTCGCTGGTCGCGTTTCTGACGGATCTGGCGCTGATCGCCGATATCGATTCGATGGATAAAAAAGACGACGAGGCGGCCGGCGACGCCGTCGTGCTTATGACGATGCACAGCGCGAAGGGGCTGGAGTTTCCCGTCGTGTTCATCATCGGCTGCGAGGAGGGTGTATTCCCGCACAGCCGCGCCTTCCAAGACAACGACGAGCTCGAGGAGGAGCGCCGGCTCGCTTATGTCGGCATCACCCGCGCGGAGCAGCGGCTGTTCATGACGTGCGCCCGCATGCGTACGCTGTTCGGGCGCACGAATTCGAATCCGCCTTCGCGATTCCTGGATGAAATCCCGGAATCGCTGAAGGCGGGAGCCGTGTCCGGAGGCCGCTTCGGCGCCGGACGGTACGGCGCCGCGGCGCCCGCAGCCGGAGGCTTCGGGTACCGCGGCGGCAGCGCCGCAGGCGCCCGCTCTTCCGCGCCGCAAGGCTTCGGCGCGGGCGCGCGCAGCCGCCCCGGAGCCGGCGGGGCGGCCGGGGCCGCCGCAGGCGGCAGCGGCGTGCGCGTGAGCACGCCGCTGAACGCCGCCCGGGCGGCGGCTGGCGCGGCCGGCGACGCGCCGCGCAGCTTTGCCGCGGGCGACAAGGTCGCGCACGCGAAATGGGGCTCCGGCGTCATCGTCTCCGTCAAAGGGACGGGAAATGACACCGAGCTGCAGATCGCCTTCCCGGCGCCGGTCGGCCTCAAGCGTCTGCTGGCGAGCTTTGCGCCGCTCGAGAAGGTGTGA